A genome region from Methanococcoides burtonii DSM 6242 includes the following:
- a CDS encoding cytochrome c-type biogenesis CcmF C-terminal domain-containing protein, giving the protein MKESKDIINSSNIMLASVLTMLLLAALITLGMLTPLVVKLTTGNEISMGAEYFNDRSAIPTAALVVLLTTCLLYGYFGAKKALLVAGITALISLVFAFISPFGNLPLDVTVPLTGMAVVATFYKMYMAMERGSWILKLKGISAHVIHLGILFILIGIVASSNMQVEGSDIVTVDSPG; this is encoded by the coding sequence ATGAAAGAAAGCAAAGACATCATAAACAGCAGTAACATCATGTTGGCAAGTGTGCTGACAATGCTTCTGCTTGCTGCTCTCATCACTCTGGGGATGCTGACACCACTTGTCGTGAAGCTCACCACCGGTAATGAGATCAGCATGGGTGCTGAATATTTCAATGACAGGAGTGCAATACCGACAGCAGCATTGGTCGTACTGCTCACTACATGTCTGCTTTATGGTTACTTTGGTGCAAAGAAGGCTCTCTTAGTTGCGGGTATTACTGCCCTTATCTCTCTGGTTTTCGCTTTCATCTCACCTTTTGGGAACCTTCCGCTCGATGTCACAGTTCCATTAACAGGCATGGCGGTTGTAGCTACATTCTATAAGATGTACATGGCAATGGAACGTGGATCATGGATACTGAAGCTCAAAGGCATAAGTGCTCATGTGATACATCTTGGCATTCTTTTCATTCTCATAGGTATTGTTGCCAGCTCGAACATGCAGGTAGAAGGCTCGGATATCGTGACCGTTGACTCGCCCGGATAG
- a CDS encoding rubrerythrin family protein — protein sequence MSTIENLNEAFAGESMANRKYLAFAKMADKEGFGQVAKLFRAAAAAETVHAHAHLRVLGGVKSTEENLQEAISGETLEFNEMYPAFIEEAEKEGNKQAVRSFDMANQVEQIHAGLYTKALENIGSNEEVDYYVCDICGNTVEGEAPERCPICEAVHSKFQKVD from the coding sequence ATGAGTACGATTGAAAATTTAAACGAAGCGTTTGCCGGTGAATCAATGGCAAACAGGAAATATCTTGCTTTTGCAAAAATGGCTGACAAAGAAGGTTTCGGACAGGTAGCCAAATTGTTCCGAGCTGCAGCTGCTGCGGAAACAGTACATGCTCATGCTCATTTGAGAGTTCTGGGAGGCGTCAAGAGCACTGAAGAAAATCTTCAGGAAGCAATAAGTGGCGAGACCCTTGAATTCAACGAAATGTATCCTGCTTTTATAGAAGAAGCAGAAAAAGAAGGTAATAAGCAAGCTGTCCGTAGCTTCGATATGGCAAATCAGGTCGAGCAGATTCATGCTGGACTTTATACGAAAGCCCTGGAAAATATCGGCAGCAATGAAGAAGTCGATTATTACGTCTGTGATATCTGTGGAAATACTGTAGAAGGCGAAGCACCTGAAAGATGTCCGATATGCGAAGCTGTACATTCAAAGTTCCAAAAAGTAGACTGA
- the cfbB gene encoding Ni-sirohydrochlorin a,c-diamide synthase has translation MPSADNKEFNIPRVLLAADRSSSGKTTITAGLLAALKTRGYNVQPFKVALDYIDPSYHSEITGRRARNLDGYLMGEDGVLDVFAHACEVDGRAEIAVIEGVRGLFEGLESIGDMGSTAQIAKMLKCPVILIINARSITRSAAALVNGYKDFDPDVNIVGVILNNIGGIRHAKKAKEAVEHFTKLPVLGIIPRDNAMQISMRHLGLVPAIEERRRVNDLDERLAAIEKRVSEGIDIDKFIEIAQQAQPLKKAENTIFIHRKLESERPVIGIALDEAFNFYYHNNLELLELAGAKLEYFSPIHDERLPNIDGLYLGGGYPELYAAELEANESMREDIRKASENGLPIYGECGGLMYLTERITTGVKGKGTYHMAEMPEATHEMVGALPGHSLMGHKRVVSYNIGQLDEDTVIGSKGNSFIGHEFHHSEVTELPEDAEFAIKLSRGTGIRDGWDGLVKNNTLGAYAHLEAASYKEFAASFVDSAIKYRGNKE, from the coding sequence ATGCCATCCGCAGATAATAAAGAATTCAATATTCCAAGAGTGCTCCTTGCTGCTGACAGGTCATCTTCCGGAAAGACCACCATCACCGCCGGATTGCTGGCAGCCCTTAAGACCAGAGGCTATAATGTACAGCCTTTCAAGGTAGCCCTTGATTATATAGACCCGAGCTACCATTCCGAAATAACAGGAAGGAGAGCACGTAATCTTGATGGGTACCTCATGGGAGAGGATGGGGTCCTTGATGTGTTCGCACATGCATGTGAAGTGGATGGCAGAGCCGAGATCGCTGTTATCGAAGGTGTGAGAGGGCTTTTTGAGGGACTGGAAAGCATTGGGGATATGGGAAGCACCGCACAGATAGCAAAGATGCTGAAATGTCCGGTGATACTCATTATCAATGCCCGAAGTATCACACGCTCCGCCGCTGCACTTGTCAATGGATATAAGGACTTTGACCCTGACGTCAATATCGTAGGTGTCATACTCAACAATATCGGTGGCATAAGGCATGCAAAAAAGGCGAAGGAAGCTGTTGAGCATTTTACCAAACTTCCTGTACTCGGCATCATCCCAAGGGACAATGCCATGCAGATATCCATGCGTCATCTTGGACTTGTTCCCGCGATCGAGGAAAGACGCAGGGTCAATGATCTTGATGAACGTCTTGCAGCCATAGAGAAAAGGGTATCGGAAGGCATCGATATTGACAAGTTCATTGAGATAGCTCAACAGGCACAGCCCTTAAAGAAAGCAGAGAACACCATATTCATACACAGAAAGCTTGAAAGTGAAAGACCTGTGATAGGAATTGCACTTGACGAGGCTTTTAATTTCTATTATCATAACAATCTTGAGCTTCTGGAACTTGCAGGAGCGAAACTTGAATATTTCAGCCCCATCCATGATGAGAGACTGCCGAATATAGATGGACTTTATCTGGGTGGTGGTTATCCCGAACTTTATGCTGCTGAGCTGGAAGCAAATGAAAGCATGAGGGAGGACATAAGGAAAGCCTCAGAGAACGGACTACCCATATACGGCGAATGTGGGGGACTTATGTACCTGACCGAGAGGATCACTACCGGTGTGAAAGGAAAAGGAACATACCACATGGCAGAAATGCCGGAAGCCACCCATGAAATGGTCGGAGCACTTCCGGGACACTCGCTAATGGGGCACAAACGTGTGGTCAGTTACAATATAGGCCAGCTCGATGAAGATACAGTGATCGGCAGTAAAGGAAATTCGTTCATAGGACATGAGTTCCATCATTCAGAAGTGACCGAACTACCGGAAGATGCTGAATTTGCAATAAAGCTATCCCGCGGAACAGGAATACGTGACGGATGGGACGGACTGGTAAAGAACAATACCCTTGGTGCATACGCTCATCTGGAAGCAGCATCTTATAAAGAATTTGCAGCATCCTTCGTGGATTCCGCCATCAAATACAGAGGTAATAAAGAATGA
- the cfbC gene encoding Ni-sirohydrochlorin a,c-diamide reductive cyclase ATP-dependent reductase subunit, with protein MSVQKRIAIYGKGGIGKSSTASNVAAACADEGYTVMIIGCDPKSDSSITLLGGKRIPTILDLLRKEKDVKEEDVVFTGYNGVKCVEVGGPEPGIGCAGRGIIVAIQTLKKISKTLNEMDLIIYDVPGDIVCGGFVAPIRKGLVKEAYVLTSGEYMPLYAANNICRGLAKINTPLSGIICNSRSVSREKEIVTKFASEIGTDLMAFIPKEQIVQDCERDGFSVMEKAPDSSIAQVYRDLAKAIMQRDTSVMPVALDDERLRELTR; from the coding sequence ATGAGCGTACAGAAAAGAATAGCTATCTATGGAAAAGGTGGCATCGGAAAATCCAGTACTGCATCCAACGTTGCAGCCGCATGTGCCGATGAGGGATACACGGTAATGATAATTGGCTGTGACCCGAAAAGCGATTCATCCATCACCCTTCTTGGAGGAAAACGCATCCCGACCATCCTTGATCTTCTGCGTAAGGAAAAGGATGTGAAAGAGGAAGATGTCGTATTTACCGGTTACAATGGCGTGAAGTGTGTGGAAGTGGGCGGACCCGAGCCAGGTATCGGCTGTGCCGGACGTGGGATCATCGTGGCCATCCAGACACTTAAGAAGATATCAAAAACGCTGAACGAAATGGACCTTATCATCTACGATGTCCCTGGAGATATCGTATGTGGTGGCTTTGTAGCACCTATACGCAAGGGACTTGTAAAGGAAGCATATGTCCTGACTTCCGGCGAATATATGCCCCTTTATGCAGCGAACAATATCTGCCGAGGACTGGCAAAGATAAACACTCCCCTCAGCGGGATCATATGTAATTCCCGCAGTGTGAGCCGTGAAAAAGAGATAGTGACCAAGTTCGCAAGTGAGATAGGAACCGACCTTATGGCGTTCATACCAAAGGAACAGATCGTGCAGGATTGCGAAAGGGATGGTTTCTCGGTCATGGAAAAAGCACCAGACTCCAGCATTGCACAAGTTTATCGTGACCTTGCGAAGGCCATCATGCAACGCGATACTTCCGTTATGCCTGTTGCTCTTGACGATGAACGTCTCAGAGAGCTTACCAGATAA
- the endA gene encoding tRNA-intron lyase, with product MRAEIVKDRVLVEKKAINEFYNNGYYGRPKSSGLELTLIEAVYLAFRGKIEVEHEGKVLEFSDLFKEASILQPSFELKYIVYKDLRERGFYVQPGVTDFRVYPRGSHPGKGAAKQFIYVRSERAPMPLRDLLRSLAAAENVRKQMVLAIVDEESDITFYDVKRPRLKGEMKEPLYPDINADATFLEDRVVVWDEEASKTLFENGFYGKPLDSQRLQLSLVESRYLLEKGVLNINNRQDESMDVDAFSKMASEIEPEFNLKSSVYTDLRDKGVVPKTGFKFGSHFRVYSQVESPTKIPHSEYLIHSIPMDHEFTLPVMSRAIRLANSVRKRMLYAILTDDGVDYIDIGRLKM from the coding sequence ATGAGAGCAGAGATAGTAAAGGACCGTGTACTTGTAGAAAAAAAAGCTATTAATGAGTTTTACAATAATGGGTACTACGGCAGGCCTAAATCGAGCGGGCTTGAGCTCACACTTATCGAAGCTGTATATCTGGCATTCCGCGGGAAGATAGAGGTGGAACATGAAGGAAAGGTCCTGGAGTTTTCCGATCTTTTCAAGGAAGCTTCCATCTTGCAGCCCTCCTTCGAGCTTAAATATATCGTTTACAAGGACCTGAGAGAACGAGGGTTCTACGTACAACCCGGTGTGACCGATTTCCGCGTATACCCACGTGGCAGCCATCCCGGAAAGGGAGCGGCAAAGCAGTTCATCTATGTAAGGTCAGAAAGAGCACCAATGCCACTGAGGGACCTCTTGCGTTCCCTTGCAGCAGCCGAAAACGTTAGAAAGCAGATGGTACTCGCCATTGTAGATGAAGAGAGTGACATTACTTTCTACGATGTGAAAAGGCCACGCTTAAAAGGCGAGATGAAGGAACCCCTTTACCCAGACATCAATGCAGATGCCACTTTCCTTGAGGACAGGGTTGTCGTATGGGATGAGGAAGCTTCGAAAACCCTTTTTGAGAATGGCTTTTACGGGAAACCATTGGATAGCCAGAGATTGCAGCTTTCACTTGTTGAGTCCCGATATCTCCTTGAGAAGGGTGTCCTCAATATCAACAACAGACAGGATGAATCCATGGATGTGGATGCTTTTTCAAAGATGGCTTCGGAGATTGAACCCGAGTTCAATCTGAAGAGCAGTGTTTACACAGATCTTCGAGATAAAGGGGTCGTACCAAAGACAGGTTTCAAGTTCGGTAGTCATTTCCGTGTTTATTCACAGGTGGAATCACCAACAAAGATACCGCATTCCGAATATCTCATACATTCGATACCAATGGACCATGAATTTACACTCCCTGTCATGTCAAGGGCCATAAGGCTTGCCAACAGTGTAAGAAAGAGGATGCTTTATGCGATCCTCACAGATGATGGTGTCGATTACATCGATATTGGCAGATTAAAGATGTGA
- the cfbA gene encoding sirohydrochlorin nickelochelatase has translation MSEKIGILAIGHGSRLPYNKEVVSEIAATIAKKHPDYVIKAGFMENTLPTVMEALADFDGTGVTKIIAVPVFLASGVHITEDIPEILKLDPETNEGKITVDGNEIPVTFGKPLGHHELLADLVFERAMEVM, from the coding sequence ATGAGCGAAAAGATAGGAATTTTAGCCATTGGCCACGGAAGCAGACTGCCTTACAACAAAGAAGTTGTTTCAGAGATAGCAGCTACAATTGCAAAAAAACACCCTGACTATGTGATAAAAGCAGGTTTCATGGAGAACACCCTTCCAACAGTGATGGAAGCACTTGCTGATTTCGATGGAACAGGCGTTACAAAGATCATAGCTGTACCTGTATTCCTTGCATCAGGAGTTCACATCACAGAAGATATTCCGGAAATACTCAAGCTCGACCCTGAGACAAATGAAGGAAAGATCACAGTGGATGGAAACGAGATCCCGGTCACTTTTGGAAAACCACTGGGACACCACGAACTTCTTGCAGATCTCGTATTCGAGAGAGCAATGGAAGTAATGTAA
- a CDS encoding UPF0179 family protein, with protein MEDMDTTITLIGTRLAKEGVEFFFDGDTPECEQCKLKNTCMSLEKGKKYRVVKVRNNTLHECFVHDKGAMVVDVVKAPIFALLDSKKAIEGSKIRYQAPKCDEKLDAETYELCYPKGLRNGERCTVLKVMGTVEMEADPSITLKKVELLP; from the coding sequence ATGGAGGACATGGATACCACTATAACGCTCATTGGAACCAGACTCGCAAAAGAAGGTGTAGAGTTCTTCTTCGATGGAGATACGCCGGAATGCGAGCAGTGCAAACTGAAAAACACCTGCATGAGCCTTGAAAAAGGAAAGAAGTACAGGGTAGTAAAGGTAAGGAACAATACCCTTCATGAGTGTTTTGTCCATGATAAAGGAGCGATGGTCGTCGATGTTGTTAAAGCACCGATCTTTGCATTACTTGACTCAAAAAAGGCTATCGAAGGTTCAAAGATAAGATATCAGGCACCAAAATGTGATGAGAAACTGGATGCTGAAACATATGAGCTTTGCTATCCAAAAGGGCTTCGCAACGGAGAAAGGTGTACCGTTCTGAAAGTAATGGGCACTGTAGAGATGGAAGCTGACCCTTCAATTACATTGAAGAAGGTCGAGCTATTACCCTGA
- the ccsA gene encoding cytochrome c biogenesis protein CcsA: protein MNFGMISIWLAFTLGTGSAGLAIIGLLRNDERLISRSKQFELWCSVLTTFAIMLLTYYLFTVSASYVYVYLHSSIDLEWFYRFSALWAGQEGSFLLWTWFTLMILLFIRYTGNTKEIADTKLMNITRAVCLTIVAFFLLLLVLKNPFETYYAVFGGAIETSNWNPFVTVYHLIDGQGMNPLLRNPWMAVHPPILFLGYAAFTIPFATAFASLLIDDERWIKLTRNWMRLAWLFLTAGIGLGGFWAYEVLGWGAWYWSWDPVETSSLIPWITATAFLHSATRVRDGEYRFLAPMLAIVSFILVIFATFVTRSGMWVSVHSWQDLTFEGTLIAFFLAILVVSSLVLLARRYFEENDGSDQGSQSKGQ, encoded by the coding sequence ATGAACTTTGGTATGATATCTATCTGGTTGGCCTTTACTCTTGGTACAGGTTCAGCAGGTTTGGCTATCATCGGCCTTTTGCGAAACGATGAACGCTTAATTTCCCGGTCAAAACAGTTCGAGCTATGGTGTAGTGTTCTAACAACATTTGCAATCATGCTGCTGACATATTATCTGTTCACAGTATCGGCATCTTATGTCTATGTCTACCTGCATTCCAGCATAGACCTTGAGTGGTTCTATCGCTTTTCTGCCCTCTGGGCAGGTCAGGAAGGTTCGTTCCTGCTCTGGACATGGTTCACGCTTATGATCCTTCTGTTTATTCGATATACAGGAAACACGAAAGAGATTGCAGATACGAAGTTAATGAATATTACAAGGGCTGTCTGTCTCACAATAGTAGCTTTCTTCCTTCTTCTTCTTGTCTTGAAGAATCCGTTCGAGACCTATTACGCTGTTTTCGGAGGAGCTATCGAAACCTCCAACTGGAATCCTTTTGTTACGGTCTATCATCTCATCGATGGTCAGGGTATGAATCCGCTCCTCAGGAACCCCTGGATGGCAGTCCATCCACCAATACTGTTCCTGGGGTATGCTGCATTCACGATACCCTTTGCAACAGCATTTGCATCACTGCTTATCGATGACGAAAGATGGATAAAACTGACAAGGAACTGGATGCGTCTGGCATGGCTTTTCCTCACAGCAGGTATAGGTCTTGGTGGATTTTGGGCATACGAGGTTCTCGGATGGGGAGCATGGTACTGGTCCTGGGACCCTGTCGAGACATCTTCCCTGATACCCTGGATAACAGCTACCGCATTCCTGCATTCGGCAACAAGGGTCCGTGATGGTGAATACCGTTTCCTTGCTCCAATGCTGGCAATAGTTTCGTTCATACTGGTAATATTCGCTACCTTCGTGACACGCAGTGGTATGTGGGTATCCGTACACTCCTGGCAGGACCTCACATTTGAAGGAACATTGATCGCGTTCTTCCTGGCGATACTTGTTGTTTCAAGTCTTGTGTTGCTGGCGAGAAGGTACTTTGAAGAGAACGATGGCAGCGATCAAGGTAGCCAGAGTAAAGGCCAATAA
- the cfbD gene encoding Ni-sirohydrochlorin a,c-diamide reductive cyclase catalytic subunit, whose protein sequence is MDKNITIIHPRPSSIVAALYTLRDLNVDVAVLHGPPGCSFKHARLLEEDGIHVVTTALDETGFVFGGHDALVNVLHKVNEMFKPKLIGVVGTCASMIIGEEMHEPVMEADLDVPVIEVEVHAGYRNNTKGVIIALESALDVGVIDKTEFERQRALLEEATNVELKHGAASREYLAPSRGDVKYKVAQRIIELLKEGKRGLVIMNAKKETGYMFADITVAINEVAEQLGKADNIINMANIDEKLGLPRVRHHAECIANDLKERDVVIHENIGGLDEYPIAGNAVDQLIKDKYIDFDFAVISGVPHAIPMDHISNMELISVTNGPRQVLPLKEMGHEHVIVEIDLHPKTLGVNHIVESEFGATLREVAKESL, encoded by the coding sequence ATGGACAAGAATATTACGATCATACACCCACGACCAAGTTCCATCGTGGCCGCATTGTACACTTTAAGGGACCTGAATGTCGATGTTGCAGTACTGCACGGACCACCTGGATGTTCTTTCAAGCATGCGAGATTGTTGGAAGAGGACGGCATACATGTAGTTACAACTGCCCTTGATGAAACCGGTTTCGTTTTTGGAGGGCATGATGCACTCGTGAATGTGCTCCATAAAGTGAACGAGATGTTCAAACCGAAGCTAATCGGTGTTGTGGGCACCTGTGCCAGCATGATAATCGGAGAGGAAATGCATGAACCGGTCATGGAAGCAGACCTTGATGTGCCGGTGATAGAAGTGGAAGTGCACGCAGGTTACAGGAACAATACAAAAGGTGTGATCATTGCACTTGAATCCGCACTCGATGTAGGTGTTATTGACAAGACAGAGTTCGAAAGACAGCGTGCCCTGCTCGAAGAAGCGACCAATGTCGAACTAAAACATGGTGCTGCAAGCCGGGAATATCTTGCGCCTTCACGCGGCGATGTGAAATATAAGGTTGCACAGAGGATAATCGAGCTGCTCAAGGAAGGTAAGCGCGGACTTGTCATCATGAACGCCAAAAAAGAGACAGGATATATGTTCGCAGACATCACAGTTGCGATCAACGAAGTAGCTGAGCAGCTTGGCAAAGCAGACAATATTATCAATATGGCAAATATCGATGAGAAGCTGGGACTTCCAAGAGTTCGCCACCATGCAGAATGCATCGCGAACGACCTGAAGGAAAGGGACGTTGTCATCCACGAGAACATTGGCGGACTTGACGAGTATCCTATTGCAGGGAATGCTGTTGACCAGCTGATAAAGGACAAGTACATAGACTTCGATTTTGCCGTGATAAGCGGGGTCCCGCATGCAATACCAATGGACCACATCTCCAATATGGAACTGATATCCGTTACCAACGGACCAAGACAGGTATTACCCCTTAAGGAAATGGGACACGAACATGTGATCGTCGAAATAGACCTGCATCCAAAGACACTCGGTGTCAACCACATCGTAGAATCCGAGTTCGGTGCAACACTGAGAGAAGTCGCAAAAGAATCATTATAA
- a CDS encoding DUF2150 family protein, which produces MSDTHEKIDHEFYTTERWSNWLGQVKESGFEFKEEEDNSGKEGAIFVTMEDDIILACLKVIAKYENKTLPLDDAIAIIKDIRDITLEEVETVSEDIDMMLESVQTALAGSFAACECYIAGDFDKESSIEDLIAVAIEYEEAEDIDSAITCIAQVGALILDGKSLPEAAMEDLPYGLVAEWLDGIDSVEAAMIGADGYKQDDGEDDGS; this is translated from the coding sequence ATGTCGGACACACATGAAAAAATCGACCATGAATTTTATACAACAGAGCGCTGGAGCAACTGGCTAGGTCAAGTGAAAGAAAGCGGATTCGAGTTCAAGGAAGAAGAGGATAACTCCGGGAAAGAAGGTGCGATTTTTGTCACTATGGAAGATGACATCATTCTCGCATGCCTGAAGGTCATTGCAAAATACGAGAATAAGACACTTCCTTTAGATGATGCGATCGCGATAATCAAGGATATCAGAGATATTACACTCGAAGAGGTCGAAACTGTATCCGAGGATATTGATATGATGCTCGAGTCTGTACAGACAGCCCTTGCAGGAAGCTTCGCAGCATGTGAGTGCTACATAGCAGGCGACTTTGATAAAGAATCAAGCATCGAAGATCTCATTGCAGTAGCGATCGAATATGAAGAAGCAGAAGATATTGACTCAGCCATAACATGCATTGCACAGGTCGGAGCACTTATACTGGACGGTAAAAGTCTGCCAGAAGCTGCAATGGAAGATCTCCCATACGGCCTTGTTGCAGAGTGGCTCGATGGTATTGATTCCGTTGAAGCTGCCATGATCGGAGCTGATGGTTACAAACAGGATGACGGAGAGGACGACGGCTCCTGA
- the cfbE gene encoding coenzyme F430 synthase — protein MNAGQKDAVVLDLTHAGISVAKEMARLGYNVRAIDVYDTLDDATISDLQMFFPVLSSKDEFELKPTETVVAPVHLDPDFQVLKSAREKRNPVVTHHKMVGQLINESERLAGQKVIEITGTKAKTSTASLLADIISRKQTVLLHTSRGLEYWKEGIATVIHKGLSIAPGSILMAIEIMEKERLRPDVIIFETSIGGTGCADIGVITSLELDYRIASGTAWASDAKLQMVENAKADSILLISSNAEKAIGSTRKKNIDTITFSDEADNVADVNVMIKGHEVSIHRPNSTIRTTTTEGFDVSAYTIAIAAASAIAIALGVDEDDISGTVHDFKGLTGRMTKSELESRILIDNSNSGMDILSVEKALDYALTSEEGKVVIVLGEEAEQVCEGLPPENVANLLHRRGKMIDKVILVGTRMRDIKYDNAYYVRSLEEGIETALINSTACDIILSCVKCFR, from the coding sequence ATGAACGCAGGTCAGAAGGATGCGGTCGTGCTCGACCTGACGCACGCCGGAATTTCTGTTGCAAAAGAGATGGCAAGGCTTGGATATAATGTCCGTGCCATCGATGTCTATGATACACTGGACGATGCGACAATATCTGATCTGCAAATGTTTTTTCCAGTTCTTTCTTCAAAGGACGAATTTGAGCTAAAACCTACAGAAACTGTTGTAGCTCCAGTTCATCTTGACCCGGATTTCCAAGTACTGAAAAGTGCAAGAGAAAAAAGGAACCCTGTTGTTACCCATCATAAAATGGTCGGACAGCTTATCAATGAAAGTGAACGTCTTGCCGGACAAAAGGTCATTGAGATCACGGGTACAAAGGCCAAGACAAGTACTGCATCCCTCCTGGCAGATATTATTTCAAGGAAACAGACAGTGCTACTTCATACATCCAGAGGACTTGAATACTGGAAAGAGGGTATTGCCACAGTCATCCACAAAGGACTGAGCATTGCACCCGGAAGCATCCTCATGGCCATTGAGATCATGGAAAAGGAAAGGCTCAGACCTGACGTAATTATTTTTGAAACATCCATTGGAGGCACCGGATGTGCGGATATTGGAGTTATAACATCACTGGAACTGGATTACAGGATAGCCTCGGGCACTGCATGGGCAAGTGATGCAAAATTGCAGATGGTAGAAAATGCAAAGGCTGACAGTATTCTATTGATCAGTTCAAACGCAGAAAAAGCTATAGGATCTACCCGGAAAAAGAATATCGACACGATAACTTTTAGCGATGAAGCTGACAATGTTGCCGATGTGAACGTAATGATAAAAGGACATGAGGTTTCCATTCATAGACCAAATTCCACCATCAGAACGACCACAACAGAAGGATTCGACGTTTCTGCTTATACCATAGCCATCGCCGCAGCTTCTGCAATAGCAATTGCGTTAGGGGTTGATGAGGATGATATATCAGGAACAGTTCATGATTTTAAGGGCCTTACCGGAAGGATGACAAAGAGCGAACTTGAAAGCAGAATACTAATAGATAATTCCAATTCAGGAATGGACATATTGTCCGTAGAAAAAGCACTTGATTATGCCCTGACATCTGAAGAGGGAAAGGTTGTTATCGTACTTGGTGAAGAAGCAGAACAGGTTTGTGAAGGCCTTCCGCCTGAGAATGTGGCGAACCTCCTTCATAGAAGGGGAAAAATGATAGACAAAGTCATTTTAGTTGGAACCCGTATGCGTGATATAAAATATGATAACGCATATTATGTGCGCTCACTTGAAGAAGGAATAGAAACCGCCCTGATAAATTCTACCGCTTGCGACATTATATTGTCGTGTGTCAAATGTTTCAGATAA
- the alaXM gene encoding alanyl-tRNA editing protein AlaXM, protein METLYLKNSQMKEFEANVLDVTDDRFVVLNRTAFYPSSGGQPHDTGKLVCDRKEYPVTFVGKFDGKISHEVSEAGLKAGDKVKGTIDWDRRSLFMKYHTAAHILSAMIHSETGAKISGNQIAEEKTRVDFNLEDFDRELIGSYEAKVNEIIDRKIDVEIEILPRDEALKIPSVVKLKDAFPPEIEEIRVIRIPDVDDQACGGTHVANTGEIPHIEIFKAENKGKNNRRIYFRFF, encoded by the coding sequence ATGGAAACACTCTACCTTAAAAACAGTCAGATGAAAGAATTCGAGGCTAATGTCCTCGACGTGACCGATGATAGGTTCGTTGTCCTTAACAGGACGGCTTTCTATCCCAGTTCAGGAGGACAGCCACATGACACCGGGAAACTGGTCTGTGACCGCAAAGAGTATCCCGTCACATTTGTGGGTAAATTTGACGGCAAGATAAGTCACGAAGTCTCCGAGGCTGGATTGAAAGCAGGAGATAAAGTAAAAGGTACTATTGACTGGGACAGACGAAGCCTTTTCATGAAATACCACACTGCTGCCCATATTCTCAGTGCCATGATCCATAGTGAGACCGGTGCGAAGATATCCGGTAATCAGATCGCGGAAGAGAAGACAAGAGTTGATTTTAATCTTGAGGACTTCGACAGGGAACTTATAGGATCCTATGAAGCGAAGGTCAATGAGATCATAGACCGAAAAATCGATGTCGAGATAGAGATCCTCCCAAGAGATGAAGCCCTGAAGATACCTTCTGTGGTGAAGCTTAAGGATGCATTCCCGCCGGAAATAGAAGAGATACGGGTCATACGGATACCGGATGTAGATGACCAGGCATGTGGTGGGACCCATGTTGCAAATACGGGCGAAATACCACATATTGAGATATTCAAGGCAGAGAACAAAGGGAAGAATAACAGGAGGATCTATTTCAGATTCTTCTGA